From a region of the Dermatophagoides farinae isolate YC_2012a chromosome 3, ASM2471394v1, whole genome shotgun sequence genome:
- the LOC124494652 gene encoding pre-mRNA-splicing factor RBM22, protein MAMSKGTSHYNRQVWEDESFPILCQTCLGDNPFLRVMKEKYGAECKVCSRPFTTFRWCPGSKMRYKKTEICTICARAKNICQTCLLELQYGLPVQVRDEVLGTKLELPKSEINREYYSQMLDRAVQNSDATEAFGALKDAPTSEVLTKLARNSPYYKRNAPHICSFWVKGECKRGEECPYRHEKPSDPSDPLSDQNIKDRYFGVNDPVAEKLLKRAAEMPKPLPPEDKSITTLYIGNINEQIEESDLRDYFYQFGEIRSINMVYKSNCAFVQFTTRQAAEEAVKKAFQRLTIKGTKLTIRWGKSQGKRKTDDDEERNKPGPSNKQNKVASVPGLPVGTPDYFGLVPALNPPTIGPSSSSSVYYPSQDPSRMGSISMKKSYHKN, encoded by the exons ATGGCCATGTCCAAAGGAACTTCGCATTATAATCGACAGGTTTGGGAAGATGAATCGTTTCCAATTTTGTGTCAAACTTGTTTAG GTGATAACCCATTCTTGAGAGtcatgaaagaaaaatatggaGCCGAATGCAAAGTGTGCAGTAGGCCATTCACGACATTTCGCTGGTGTCCAGGATCAAAAATGCGATataaaaaaactgaaatttGTACCATTTGTGCTCGGGCAAAAAATATCTGTCAAACTTGTTTATTAGAACTACAATATGGCCTACCGGTACAAGTTCGTGATGAAGTGCTGGGAACAAAGCTAGAATTACCAAAATCGGAAATAAATCGTGAATACTACTCACAAATGCTCGATCGAGCCGTACAGAATTCCGATGCCACAGAAGCGTTTGGAGCTCTCAAAGATGCACCTACTTCAGAAGTGCTAACTAAATTGGCTAGAAATTCGCCTTATTACAAAAGAAATGCGCCTCATATTTGCAGTTTTTGGGTCAAAGGGGAATGTAAAAGAGGTGAAGAATGTCCATATAGGCATGAAAAGCCATCTGATCCAAGTGATCCGCTTTCCGACCAGAATATTAAAGATCGTTATTTTGGCGTAAACGACCCGGTGGccgaaaaattattgaaacgTGCCGCCGAAATGCCAAAACCTCTACCACCTGAAGATAAGTCCATAACTACTTTATATATCGGTAACATTAACGAACAAATTGAAGAAAGTGATCTACGCGATTATTTCTACCAATTTGGTGAAATACGTTCCATCAACATGGTATATAAATCGAATTGTGCATTCGTACAGTTTACAACTAGACAAGCGGCCGAAGAAGCTGTTAAGAAAGCGTTCCAACGCCTGACCATAAAAGGTACTAAATTGACAATAAGATGGGGCAAATCGCAAGGCAAACGTAAAAccgacgatgatgaagaacGAAACAAACCAGGTCCCAGCAATAAGCAGAATAAAGTTGCTTCCGTACCCGGGTTGCCTGTCGGTACACCCGACTATTTTGGCCTAGTTCCAGCATTAAATCCACCCACCATAGGTCCCTCATCTTCATCAAGCGTCTACTATCCATCACAAGATCCCTCACGAATGGgctcaatttcaatgaaaaaatcatatcataaaaattga
- the LOC124494650 gene encoding uncharacterized protein LOC124494650, translating to MCLTNRPGINGGGLPKSKLKLFILLCFIFGCYVLLIQNSSFLNEFHWNYLLASNLKATIIHGHRVGTKNVQIRQNGTSTVYFHLPSLDDYKIQDDYFQFNKTITDKLTSSQSSARSCLRRGSQVIQSNLIGLQSCICNPNYFGQDCSVPKIVQDALLQDSELKIDTLNRPRRLLMSLIWLSFHQHQNNTLYQINLENLYKTLDEFLPLIDMFIIHEIIFEPSISNFSLQTQFDHGLFSKFKSFTLLNAIKFNEYGKSNENFRHIEWESMRQSWRIFSTQVTEYRPSDILIFMSINQFPTTDLILFLKYHTGIQDIVHIGPIYNFYYQNKSLIMFDHQNSLSTESIKTNNPVNSMLDRIKNVIISFQYMASLCQFSFEHYITNYCQMNQNLIKHFRANFWPIHHIRIGSKVQSVATKVIL from the coding sequence ATGTGCCTTACAAATAGGCCAGGCATAAACGGTGGTGGTCTTcctaaatcaaaattaaaattattcatccTTCTCTGCTTTATATTTGGCTGCTATGTATTGCTCatacaaaattcatcatttctcaatgaatttcattggaATTATCTTCTTGCAAGTAATCTAAAGGCAACCATAATTCATGGCCATCGAGTCGGTACGAAAAACGTCCAAATTCGCCAGAATGGAACATCCACAGTTTATTTCCATCTACCTTCATTGGATGATTACAAAATTcaagatgattattttcagtTCAATAAAACTATAACAGATAAGCTCActtcatcacaatcatcggCTCGATCCTGTTTACGCCGAGGATCACAGGTTATTCAAAGTAATCTCATAGGATTGCAATCATGTATATGTAATCCCAATTATTTTGGTCAAGATTGTTCAGTTCCAAAAATCGTTCAAGATGCATTGTTGCAAGATTCCGAGCTAAAAATCGATACACTAAATAGACCTCGACGGCTATTAATGTCGCTGATTTGGCTatcttttcatcaacatcagaaTAATACTCTTTACCAGATTAATTTAGAAAATCTTTACAAAACtcttgatgaatttttgccACTCATCGACATGTTCATCATACATGAGATCATTTTTGAGCCATCAATTAGTAATTTTTCACTACAAACACAATTCGATCATGGTTTATTttccaaattcaaatcattcacaTTGCTCAATGCCatcaaatttaatgaatatggaaaatctaatgaaaattttcgtcATATTGAATGGGAATCAATGCGACAATCATGGAGAATTTTCAGCACTCAAGTTACAGAATATCGTCCTAGTGatatattaattttcatgtctatcaatcaatttcccACTACTGatttaatattatttttaaaatatcaTACGGGCATACAAGATATTGTTCATATTGGTCCAAtatacaatttttattatcaaaacaaaagtttGATTATGTTTGACCATCAAAACTCGCTATCAaccgaatcaatcaaaactaATAATCCTGTGAATTCGATGCTCGATCGTATCAAAAATGTAATCATCTCATTTCAATATATGGCTTCATTGTGTCAATTCAGTTTCGAACATTACATCACCAATTACtgtcaaatgaatcaaaatttaataaaacaTTTTCGTGCAAATTTCTGGCCAATTCATCATATTCGAATTGGATCAAAAGTTCAAAGTGTAGCAACCAAAGTAATATTATGA
- the LOC124494644 gene encoding GEM-interacting protein isoform X2 — translation MDEKIKTISNCLMQDGVSMSSLKSLDLTQKIQSSPPPPQQQTSIGHPSPSASSNRSNKSRTLPINMPEERIFSYESGLDELMKQAKCWCKYMKELVTFIEKRAQIESEYNRAISKNDQSMRTTIHQLKSDKAFLPFHNVYNQFCQNEIKNANMCDNNFDLLSKNILAPVNEFRLEFDKQIKKIKDDWAKANKQLNDVISTYSKSRENFYTQKLQDAESKTKQKFSYLESSNEFNEAEANNTKFLWILNAQKESFKKSKRELISRLQNLMAITEIKIKEITSHYFETLRDSITYSPEEIHRAIIDTDHHEMGKPYRDFSNSLPLMFDDSSSSINHQSIQSTSHHHSENQELYSSESDSGMNNNSNVYLIKQQQQQKPVHIRKESKAVNAINPKTQSNDNFQIKVIEKKYKSVYQYKKGVKCNENKSGPNLLFRVPLCQLSSNAVPDVIKKCVNQIETRGSRISGIYRVSAVKSQVDSLTKAYETDPDSVDLSNVSPNVIANLLKQFFRMLPEPLLTFQLYNELIEVATRYSKNSPIDSSSEEEIVTRLRKICRRLPTIHYNTLRYLINHLRQISKDSEFNQMNPGNLGIVFGPTLLKKADNDDTNMLYDTNHQSRVIELFILYSDQVFDSDSEPDNYAGIGIGLHRNNSFGQIENKKVISTSMETSDSSLKQNGETIMNNSHFNRMPQLLKSATCSSIRPDVSQIKHNMNQARFEFFASSINQSQQPQLRFYSSSSSSYSPPRIIDDSNLKTNPNKVFATITNHANNKIAKNDTVLSPFSQITASSTTVGPLNRHVGSLHQQHQQQKNVKRIVSDYHLISRTGSTQLLPDKSISQQSSPKPIYVKHNELSKSSSDIYSYKNIDFSVNSNEDHV, via the exons atggatgaaaaaataaaaac tATTTCCAATTGTTTAATGCAAGACGGCGTTTCAATGTCTTCTTTAAAATCATTGGATTTAACacaaaaaatacaatcatcaccaccaccaccacaacaacaaacatcaatTGGCCATCCAAGTCCTAGTGCCAGCAGCAATCGATCCAATAAATCAAGAACATTACCGATTAATATGCCTGAAGAACGAATTTTCTCCTATGAATCCGGTCTAGATGAACTTATGAAACAGGCAAAATGTTGGTGCAAATATATGAAAGAATTGGTCactttcattgaaaaacgTGCCCAAATTGAAAGTGAATACAATCGTGCCATCTCTAAGAATGATCAAAGCATGCGAAcaacaattcatcaattgaaaagtGATAAA GCTTTTTTACCTTTCCATAATgtttataatcaattttgtcaAAACGAGATCAAAAATGCCAACATGTGTGATAACAATTTTGATCTGTTGAGCAAAAACATTTTAGCTCCTGTTAATGAATTTCGTTTAGAGTTTgataaacaaattaaaaagaTCAAAGATGATTGGGCCAAAGCGAATAAACAACTTAATGATGTTATCAGCACTTATTCAAAATCACGTGAAAATTTCTACACACAAAAATTACAGGATGCTGAAAgtaaaacgaaacaaaaattcag TTATTTAGAAAGTAgcaatgaatttaatgaagCTGAGGCCAACAACACTAAATTTCTATGGATTCTTAATGCACAGAAagaatcatttaaaaaatccAAACGTGAACTAATTAGCCGATTACAGAATCTGATGGCTATTACTGAGATTAAGATCAAAGAAATTACTTCTCATTATTTTGAAACGCTACGTGATTCAATCACTTATTCGCCTGAAGAGATTCATCGGGCAATTATTGATACTGATCACCATGAAATGGGAAAACCTTATCGTGATTTTTCCAATAGTCTTCCTCTAATGTTTGAcgattcttcatcatctatCAATCATCAGTCGATACAATCAactagtcatcatcattcagagAATCAAGAACTTTATTCTAGCGAATCTGACAGCggtatgaataataattcaaacgTTTATCTAAtcaaacagcagcagcaacaaaaaccGGTACATATCCGTAAAGAAAGCAAAGCGGTGAATGCCATTAATCCTAAAACacaatcgaatgataattttcaaatta aagtgattgagaaaaaatacaaa AGTGTCTATCAATACAAAAAAGGTGtcaaatgtaatgaaaacaaatccGGTCCGAACCTTTTGTTTCGAGTTCCCCTTTGTCAACTTTCTTCAAATGCTGTACCAGAtgttataaaaaaatgtgttaATCAGATCGAAACACGTGGTTCTCGAATATCAGGCATCTATCGAGTATCTGCAGTAAAATCTCAAGTAGATAGCTTGACTAAAGCTTACGAAACCGATCCGGACAGTGTTGATCTATCGAATGTTTCACCAAATGTTATTGCGAAtttgttgaaacaattttttcgaatg CTTCCTGAGCCGCTATTAACATTCCAACTTTACAATGAATTGATCGAAGTTGCTACGAGATATTCTAAAAATTCTCCAATTGATTCTTCTAGTGAAGAAGAAATTGTCACTAGATTAAGGAAAATTTGTCGTCGATTGCCGACGATTCATTATAATACCCTACGATATTTGATAAATCATTTGCGCCAAATTTCTAAAGACTCGgaatttaatcaaatgaatccgGGAAATCTAGGTATCGTATTTGGGCCTACATTGCTGAAAAAAGC cgataatgatgatacaaacATGCTATACGATACTAATCATCAAAGCAGAGTGATTGAGCtatttattctttattctgATCAAGTGTTTGATTCTGATTCCGAACCTGACAACTATGCTGGGATAGGTATCGGATTACATcgaaataattcatttggtcaaattgaaaataagaaAGTCATATCTACGTCTATGGAAACATCTGATTCAtctttgaaacaaaatggcGAAACTATCATGAATAACAGCCATTTCAATAGAATGCCACAGTTATTAAAATCGGCTACATGTTCCTCCATCCGTCCGGATGTCAGTCAAATCAAGCACAATATGAATCAGGCtagattcgaattttttgcATCTAGTATCAATCAATCTCAACAACCACAGCTAagattttattcatcatcatcatcatcatattctcCACCACGAATCATAGATGATTCAAATCTAAAAACGAACCCGAATAAAGTATTTGCTACAATCACAAATCATGCAAATAATAAGATTGCCAAAAACGATACTGTATTATCTCCATTCTCACAAATAACCGCTTCATCCACAACAGTCGGGCCATTAAATCGTCATGTAGGTTCacttcatcaacaacaccaGCAACAGAAAAACGTTAAACGAATCGTATCGGATTATCATTTGATCTCAAGAACTGGTAGCACACAACTACTTCCCGATAAATCAATTAGTCAgcaatcatcaccaaaacCAATTTATGTAAAACATAACGAgctttcaaaatcatcatccgatATATATTCATACAAAAACATAGATTTCTCtgtcaattcaaatgaagaTCATGTCTGA
- the LOC124494644 gene encoding GEM-interacting protein isoform X1 → MRCRWPTALLLILILSSEKSIITCLFFISNCLMQDGVSMSSLKSLDLTQKIQSSPPPPQQQTSIGHPSPSASSNRSNKSRTLPINMPEERIFSYESGLDELMKQAKCWCKYMKELVTFIEKRAQIESEYNRAISKNDQSMRTTIHQLKSDKAFLPFHNVYNQFCQNEIKNANMCDNNFDLLSKNILAPVNEFRLEFDKQIKKIKDDWAKANKQLNDVISTYSKSRENFYTQKLQDAESKTKQKFSYLESSNEFNEAEANNTKFLWILNAQKESFKKSKRELISRLQNLMAITEIKIKEITSHYFETLRDSITYSPEEIHRAIIDTDHHEMGKPYRDFSNSLPLMFDDSSSSINHQSIQSTSHHHSENQELYSSESDSGMNNNSNVYLIKQQQQQKPVHIRKESKAVNAINPKTQSNDNFQIKVIEKKYKSVYQYKKGVKCNENKSGPNLLFRVPLCQLSSNAVPDVIKKCVNQIETRGSRISGIYRVSAVKSQVDSLTKAYETDPDSVDLSNVSPNVIANLLKQFFRMLPEPLLTFQLYNELIEVATRYSKNSPIDSSSEEEIVTRLRKICRRLPTIHYNTLRYLINHLRQISKDSEFNQMNPGNLGIVFGPTLLKKADNDDTNMLYDTNHQSRVIELFILYSDQVFDSDSEPDNYAGIGIGLHRNNSFGQIENKKVISTSMETSDSSLKQNGETIMNNSHFNRMPQLLKSATCSSIRPDVSQIKHNMNQARFEFFASSINQSQQPQLRFYSSSSSSYSPPRIIDDSNLKTNPNKVFATITNHANNKIAKNDTVLSPFSQITASSTTVGPLNRHVGSLHQQHQQQKNVKRIVSDYHLISRTGSTQLLPDKSISQQSSPKPIYVKHNELSKSSSDIYSYKNIDFSVNSNEDHV, encoded by the exons ATGAGATGTCGATGGCCAACAGCTCTcctattgattttgattttatcatctgaaaaatcaattatcacaTGTCTATtttt tATTTCCAATTGTTTAATGCAAGACGGCGTTTCAATGTCTTCTTTAAAATCATTGGATTTAACacaaaaaatacaatcatcaccaccaccaccacaacaacaaacatcaatTGGCCATCCAAGTCCTAGTGCCAGCAGCAATCGATCCAATAAATCAAGAACATTACCGATTAATATGCCTGAAGAACGAATTTTCTCCTATGAATCCGGTCTAGATGAACTTATGAAACAGGCAAAATGTTGGTGCAAATATATGAAAGAATTGGTCactttcattgaaaaacgTGCCCAAATTGAAAGTGAATACAATCGTGCCATCTCTAAGAATGATCAAAGCATGCGAAcaacaattcatcaattgaaaagtGATAAA GCTTTTTTACCTTTCCATAATgtttataatcaattttgtcaAAACGAGATCAAAAATGCCAACATGTGTGATAACAATTTTGATCTGTTGAGCAAAAACATTTTAGCTCCTGTTAATGAATTTCGTTTAGAGTTTgataaacaaattaaaaagaTCAAAGATGATTGGGCCAAAGCGAATAAACAACTTAATGATGTTATCAGCACTTATTCAAAATCACGTGAAAATTTCTACACACAAAAATTACAGGATGCTGAAAgtaaaacgaaacaaaaattcag TTATTTAGAAAGTAgcaatgaatttaatgaagCTGAGGCCAACAACACTAAATTTCTATGGATTCTTAATGCACAGAAagaatcatttaaaaaatccAAACGTGAACTAATTAGCCGATTACAGAATCTGATGGCTATTACTGAGATTAAGATCAAAGAAATTACTTCTCATTATTTTGAAACGCTACGTGATTCAATCACTTATTCGCCTGAAGAGATTCATCGGGCAATTATTGATACTGATCACCATGAAATGGGAAAACCTTATCGTGATTTTTCCAATAGTCTTCCTCTAATGTTTGAcgattcttcatcatctatCAATCATCAGTCGATACAATCAactagtcatcatcattcagagAATCAAGAACTTTATTCTAGCGAATCTGACAGCggtatgaataataattcaaacgTTTATCTAAtcaaacagcagcagcaacaaaaaccGGTACATATCCGTAAAGAAAGCAAAGCGGTGAATGCCATTAATCCTAAAACacaatcgaatgataattttcaaatta aagtgattgagaaaaaatacaaa AGTGTCTATCAATACAAAAAAGGTGtcaaatgtaatgaaaacaaatccGGTCCGAACCTTTTGTTTCGAGTTCCCCTTTGTCAACTTTCTTCAAATGCTGTACCAGAtgttataaaaaaatgtgttaATCAGATCGAAACACGTGGTTCTCGAATATCAGGCATCTATCGAGTATCTGCAGTAAAATCTCAAGTAGATAGCTTGACTAAAGCTTACGAAACCGATCCGGACAGTGTTGATCTATCGAATGTTTCACCAAATGTTATTGCGAAtttgttgaaacaattttttcgaatg CTTCCTGAGCCGCTATTAACATTCCAACTTTACAATGAATTGATCGAAGTTGCTACGAGATATTCTAAAAATTCTCCAATTGATTCTTCTAGTGAAGAAGAAATTGTCACTAGATTAAGGAAAATTTGTCGTCGATTGCCGACGATTCATTATAATACCCTACGATATTTGATAAATCATTTGCGCCAAATTTCTAAAGACTCGgaatttaatcaaatgaatccgGGAAATCTAGGTATCGTATTTGGGCCTACATTGCTGAAAAAAGC cgataatgatgatacaaacATGCTATACGATACTAATCATCAAAGCAGAGTGATTGAGCtatttattctttattctgATCAAGTGTTTGATTCTGATTCCGAACCTGACAACTATGCTGGGATAGGTATCGGATTACATcgaaataattcatttggtcaaattgaaaataagaaAGTCATATCTACGTCTATGGAAACATCTGATTCAtctttgaaacaaaatggcGAAACTATCATGAATAACAGCCATTTCAATAGAATGCCACAGTTATTAAAATCGGCTACATGTTCCTCCATCCGTCCGGATGTCAGTCAAATCAAGCACAATATGAATCAGGCtagattcgaattttttgcATCTAGTATCAATCAATCTCAACAACCACAGCTAagattttattcatcatcatcatcatcatattctcCACCACGAATCATAGATGATTCAAATCTAAAAACGAACCCGAATAAAGTATTTGCTACAATCACAAATCATGCAAATAATAAGATTGCCAAAAACGATACTGTATTATCTCCATTCTCACAAATAACCGCTTCATCCACAACAGTCGGGCCATTAAATCGTCATGTAGGTTCacttcatcaacaacaccaGCAACAGAAAAACGTTAAACGAATCGTATCGGATTATCATTTGATCTCAAGAACTGGTAGCACACAACTACTTCCCGATAAATCAATTAGTCAgcaatcatcaccaaaacCAATTTATGTAAAACATAACGAgctttcaaaatcatcatccgatATATATTCATACAAAAACATAGATTTCTCtgtcaattcaaatgaagaTCATGTCTGA
- the LOC124494644 gene encoding GEM-interacting protein isoform X3 produces the protein MQDGVSMSSLKSLDLTQKIQSSPPPPQQQTSIGHPSPSASSNRSNKSRTLPINMPEERIFSYESGLDELMKQAKCWCKYMKELVTFIEKRAQIESEYNRAISKNDQSMRTTIHQLKSDKAFLPFHNVYNQFCQNEIKNANMCDNNFDLLSKNILAPVNEFRLEFDKQIKKIKDDWAKANKQLNDVISTYSKSRENFYTQKLQDAESKTKQKFSYLESSNEFNEAEANNTKFLWILNAQKESFKKSKRELISRLQNLMAITEIKIKEITSHYFETLRDSITYSPEEIHRAIIDTDHHEMGKPYRDFSNSLPLMFDDSSSSINHQSIQSTSHHHSENQELYSSESDSGMNNNSNVYLIKQQQQQKPVHIRKESKAVNAINPKTQSNDNFQIKVIEKKYKSVYQYKKGVKCNENKSGPNLLFRVPLCQLSSNAVPDVIKKCVNQIETRGSRISGIYRVSAVKSQVDSLTKAYETDPDSVDLSNVSPNVIANLLKQFFRMLPEPLLTFQLYNELIEVATRYSKNSPIDSSSEEEIVTRLRKICRRLPTIHYNTLRYLINHLRQISKDSEFNQMNPGNLGIVFGPTLLKKADNDDTNMLYDTNHQSRVIELFILYSDQVFDSDSEPDNYAGIGIGLHRNNSFGQIENKKVISTSMETSDSSLKQNGETIMNNSHFNRMPQLLKSATCSSIRPDVSQIKHNMNQARFEFFASSINQSQQPQLRFYSSSSSSYSPPRIIDDSNLKTNPNKVFATITNHANNKIAKNDTVLSPFSQITASSTTVGPLNRHVGSLHQQHQQQKNVKRIVSDYHLISRTGSTQLLPDKSISQQSSPKPIYVKHNELSKSSSDIYSYKNIDFSVNSNEDHV, from the exons ATGCAAGACGGCGTTTCAATGTCTTCTTTAAAATCATTGGATTTAACacaaaaaatacaatcatcaccaccaccaccacaacaacaaacatcaatTGGCCATCCAAGTCCTAGTGCCAGCAGCAATCGATCCAATAAATCAAGAACATTACCGATTAATATGCCTGAAGAACGAATTTTCTCCTATGAATCCGGTCTAGATGAACTTATGAAACAGGCAAAATGTTGGTGCAAATATATGAAAGAATTGGTCactttcattgaaaaacgTGCCCAAATTGAAAGTGAATACAATCGTGCCATCTCTAAGAATGATCAAAGCATGCGAAcaacaattcatcaattgaaaagtGATAAA GCTTTTTTACCTTTCCATAATgtttataatcaattttgtcaAAACGAGATCAAAAATGCCAACATGTGTGATAACAATTTTGATCTGTTGAGCAAAAACATTTTAGCTCCTGTTAATGAATTTCGTTTAGAGTTTgataaacaaattaaaaagaTCAAAGATGATTGGGCCAAAGCGAATAAACAACTTAATGATGTTATCAGCACTTATTCAAAATCACGTGAAAATTTCTACACACAAAAATTACAGGATGCTGAAAgtaaaacgaaacaaaaattcag TTATTTAGAAAGTAgcaatgaatttaatgaagCTGAGGCCAACAACACTAAATTTCTATGGATTCTTAATGCACAGAAagaatcatttaaaaaatccAAACGTGAACTAATTAGCCGATTACAGAATCTGATGGCTATTACTGAGATTAAGATCAAAGAAATTACTTCTCATTATTTTGAAACGCTACGTGATTCAATCACTTATTCGCCTGAAGAGATTCATCGGGCAATTATTGATACTGATCACCATGAAATGGGAAAACCTTATCGTGATTTTTCCAATAGTCTTCCTCTAATGTTTGAcgattcttcatcatctatCAATCATCAGTCGATACAATCAactagtcatcatcattcagagAATCAAGAACTTTATTCTAGCGAATCTGACAGCggtatgaataataattcaaacgTTTATCTAAtcaaacagcagcagcaacaaaaaccGGTACATATCCGTAAAGAAAGCAAAGCGGTGAATGCCATTAATCCTAAAACacaatcgaatgataattttcaaatta aagtgattgagaaaaaatacaaa AGTGTCTATCAATACAAAAAAGGTGtcaaatgtaatgaaaacaaatccGGTCCGAACCTTTTGTTTCGAGTTCCCCTTTGTCAACTTTCTTCAAATGCTGTACCAGAtgttataaaaaaatgtgttaATCAGATCGAAACACGTGGTTCTCGAATATCAGGCATCTATCGAGTATCTGCAGTAAAATCTCAAGTAGATAGCTTGACTAAAGCTTACGAAACCGATCCGGACAGTGTTGATCTATCGAATGTTTCACCAAATGTTATTGCGAAtttgttgaaacaattttttcgaatg CTTCCTGAGCCGCTATTAACATTCCAACTTTACAATGAATTGATCGAAGTTGCTACGAGATATTCTAAAAATTCTCCAATTGATTCTTCTAGTGAAGAAGAAATTGTCACTAGATTAAGGAAAATTTGTCGTCGATTGCCGACGATTCATTATAATACCCTACGATATTTGATAAATCATTTGCGCCAAATTTCTAAAGACTCGgaatttaatcaaatgaatccgGGAAATCTAGGTATCGTATTTGGGCCTACATTGCTGAAAAAAGC cgataatgatgatacaaacATGCTATACGATACTAATCATCAAAGCAGAGTGATTGAGCtatttattctttattctgATCAAGTGTTTGATTCTGATTCCGAACCTGACAACTATGCTGGGATAGGTATCGGATTACATcgaaataattcatttggtcaaattgaaaataagaaAGTCATATCTACGTCTATGGAAACATCTGATTCAtctttgaaacaaaatggcGAAACTATCATGAATAACAGCCATTTCAATAGAATGCCACAGTTATTAAAATCGGCTACATGTTCCTCCATCCGTCCGGATGTCAGTCAAATCAAGCACAATATGAATCAGGCtagattcgaattttttgcATCTAGTATCAATCAATCTCAACAACCACAGCTAagattttattcatcatcatcatcatcatattctcCACCACGAATCATAGATGATTCAAATCTAAAAACGAACCCGAATAAAGTATTTGCTACAATCACAAATCATGCAAATAATAAGATTGCCAAAAACGATACTGTATTATCTCCATTCTCACAAATAACCGCTTCATCCACAACAGTCGGGCCATTAAATCGTCATGTAGGTTCacttcatcaacaacaccaGCAACAGAAAAACGTTAAACGAATCGTATCGGATTATCATTTGATCTCAAGAACTGGTAGCACACAACTACTTCCCGATAAATCAATTAGTCAgcaatcatcaccaaaacCAATTTATGTAAAACATAACGAgctttcaaaatcatcatccgatATATATTCATACAAAAACATAGATTTCTCtgtcaattcaaatgaagaTCATGTCTGA